Proteins from a single region of Rhinolophus sinicus isolate RSC01 linkage group LG13, ASM3656204v1, whole genome shotgun sequence:
- the OCSTAMP gene encoding osteoclast stimulatory transmembrane protein — protein MRAVWRTAEYLIRTGWRFWHVGLCKALALLQAAWVAFSQPVPASCGQLLTQLLLCGSLAVAGACLAHHWLVSSLFYPLGPSATIATVCGLLVFLGLGLVPPARCLFALSVPTLGTEQGRRLLLSWSTATLAVTVVPNVLANMGAAGQVLRCVTEGSLESLLNTTHQLHSASRALSPTSPGGSQGLTFQVQGNGSVFRLHMLRVTQQVLEDFSGLEALAQLAALGTQRVATGLFLVGLLVDSAWYLHCYLTDLCFDNIYATRQLVHQLEEARATHLLASPPAWLLRATWPRLSQGELLSCLLRLGPLTLLLMATAVTVATDHVVFLLAQAAVDWAQKLPVVPVTLTVKYDAAYTVLGFVPFLFNQPPLENPFLSTHNSFQWELRFTSPSCPLLPAQRPHLAAPLAAGVLQLVACSTVLLETYARRLRHTIAASFFTAQEARRVHHLHARLQRRYDKHRGQQLPLGTSSFSPHLGLPANTQHR, from the exons ATGAGGGCCGTCTGGAGGACAGCTGAGTACCTCATCAGGACCGG GTGGAGATTCTGGCACGTGGGACTCTGCAAGGCCCTTGCCCTGCTGCAGGCTGCCTGGGTTGCCTTCTCTCAGCCTGTCCCAGCCAGCTGTGGCCAGCTGCTGACCCAGCTCCTCCTGTGCGGTTCCCTGGCTGTGGCTGGGGCATGTCTGGCCCACCACTGGCTGGTGTCCTCACTGTTTTATCCTCTGGGGCCCTCAGCCACGATAGCCACTGTCTGTGgcctcctggtcttcctgggcctgggcctggtgcCTCCTGCTCGCTGCCTGTTTGCGCTCAGTGTGCCTaccctgggcacagagcagggccgCCGCCTGCTCCTATCCTGGAGTACTGCCACTCTGGCTGTCACTGTGGTGCCCAATGTCTTGGCCAACATGGGTGCGGCTGGGCAGGTGCTGAGGTGTGTCACTGAGGGCTCCCTGGAGAGTCTGCTCAACACCACTCACCAGCTGCACTCAGCATCCAGGGCTCTGAGTCCCACCAGCCCAGGGGGCAGCCAAGGCCTGACCTTCCAGGTCCAGGGCAACGGCTCCGTCTTCCGACTGCACATGCTCAGGGTCACTCAGCAGGTCCTGGAGGACTTCTCGGGCCTAGAGGCCCTGGCCCAGTTAGCAGCGCTGGGGACCCAGCGGGTGGCCACAGGGCTCTTTCTGGTGGGCCTCCTGGTGGACTCGGCCTGGTACCTCCACTGCTACCTGACCGACCTGTGCTTTGATAACATCTATGCTACACGGCAATTGGTTCATCAGCTGGAAGAGGCCCGGGCCACACACCTGCTGGCCTCCCCACCAGCCTGGCTGCTCCGGGCCACTTGGCCAAGGCTTTCCCAGGGGGAGCTGCTGAGCTGTCTCCTAAGGCTCGGGCCGCTCACCCTGCTCCTGATGGCCACGGCTGTGACGGTAGCCACAGACCACGTGGTGTTCCTCCTGGCACAGGCGGCCGTGGACTGGGCTCAGAAGCTGCCCGTTGTACCCGTCACGCTCACGGTCAAATATGAT GCTGCATACACCGTCCTGGGCTTCGTCCCCTTCCTCTTCAACCAGCCGCCTCTAGAGAACCCCTTCCTCTCTACTCACAACTCCTTCCAGTGGGAGCTCCGCTTCACCTCCCCAAGCTGCCCGCTGCTGCCTGCCCAACGCCCCCACTTGGCTGCCCCCCTGGCGGCGGGGGTCCTGCAGCTCGTGGCTTGTTCCACGGTCCTCCTGGAGACCTACGCCCGCCGCCTTCGGCACACCATTGCAGCTTCCTTCTTCACGGCCCAGGAGGCAAGGAGGGTCCACCACCTTCATGCCCGGCTCCAGCGAAGATATGACAAGCACCGAGGCCAGCAGCTGCCTCTGGGgacttcttccttctccccacatCTGGGCCTACCAGCAAACACCCAGCATAGATAG